One window of the Oncorhynchus clarkii lewisi isolate Uvic-CL-2024 chromosome 19, UVic_Ocla_1.0, whole genome shotgun sequence genome contains the following:
- the LOC139374790 gene encoding uncharacterized protein isoform X1 gives MVFHTQIASIMEVLANAAVAEICKVVDDDYAVFRLEITQNQKENRTLRRKLQLLELKVVRERAERTIRERVRASRPSSVKILDQYRGMARGESHLTGGHMSFVKPAGHNTWRDDQPITVDEGSGSSTQHVIVIESADAEASGSGGSSLVKQDRTEGDHPRHSRDMKLETGAAAGVAPLVATEDLATMPHPRNRRSITEVNGTLDAVLKSETDTKTLTVTHRLLHTRSDHRSDPERLGLRQLSCPLAPGSEYLLYGNPSPRTVHSHRDSGYALETGNDPSCSYTTEMDPDNMPLDLETQIDQSRGDWNRYSSSVYSEGCLDKKGEVIVVDEVKVEGDAPLTWNVDNTHLGEGHSQGRDLLDYRESLETNPSIETHSPLHALRDRDPVSKSMDHSDSHILFDQVLNSNDQGAKVLGGEASSSKEKRFLCMFCNKGFSCLQKVEIHQRVHTGVKPFSCTQCHMRFTEAGKLKRHQRVHTGEKPFSCTQCQMRFAQAGHLKRHQRVHTGEKPYSCPQCHMRFAQASNLKMHLKVHTGERPFACTHCGKKFSERSYLRIHQQKNHSTL, from the exons atggtttttcacactcaaatagcctccatcatggaggtTCTAGCGAATGCAGCTGTGGCAGAGATCTGTAAAgtcgtagacgacgactatgcagtgtttcgtttggaaataactcaaaaccagaaagaaaacaggacattgcggaggaaactacagcTATTGGAACTGAAGGTGGTACGGGAGCGCGCAGAGAGGACAATTAGAGAGCGCGTCCGCGCCAGTCgtcccagtagtgtcaagatcctcgaccaatacagaggaatggcaagag GTGAAAGTcatctcactggaggccacatgagctttgtgaagccagcgggacacaatacatggagagatgaccaaccaatcactgttgatgagggAAGTGGATCTTCAACCCAGCATGTTATTGTGATAGAG TCTGCAGATGCAGAGGCTTCTGGTTCTGGAGGATCATCTCTGGTCAAACAGGACAGGACTGAAGGAGACCACCCACGGCACAGCAGAGATATGAAGCTGGAGACTGGAGCAGCGGCTGGCGTGGCGCCCCTTGTAGCCACGGAGGACCTCGCCACCATGCCCCATCCAAGGAACCGACGCAGCATCACGGAGGTCAATGGAACGCTGGACGCTGtcctcaagtcagagacagacaccaagACTTTAACTGTAACACACAGGCTCTTACACACTAGATCTGACCACAGgtcagacccagagagactggGGCTGAGGCAACTAAGCTGTCCTCTTGCTCCCGGCTCAGAGTATTTACTTTACGGTAACCCGAGCCCGAGGACGGTTCATTCCCATCGGGACTCAGGTTACGCGTTAGAGACGGGAAATGATCCGTCTTGTTCCTACACAACAGAGATGGACCCTGACAACATGCCCTTGGATTTAGAAACACAGATTGATCAGTCTAGAGGGGACTGGAATcggtacagtagtagtgtatactctgaAGGGTGCCTAGATAAGAAAGGGGAGGTTATAGTGGTAGATGAGGTGAAAGTGGAGGGCGACGCTCCTCTGACATGGAACGTAGACAATACTCACTTAGGGGAAGGACACTCACAGGGCAGAGATTTGTTAGATTACAGGGAAAGCTTAGAGACAAATCCAAGCATCGAGACCCACTCCCCTTTACATGCGCTCAGGGATCGCGACCCAGTGTCCAAGTCGATGGACCATTCCGATTCACACATTCTTTTTGATCAGGTTTTGAACTCAAATGACCAAGGGGCCAAGGTTTTGGGAGGTGAAGCAAGCAGTAGTAAAGAGAAGcggttcctctgcatgttctgtaacaaaggcttcagctgcctccagaaggtggagatccaccagagggtccacacaggagtgaaacccttcagctgtacccagtgtcacatgcgTTTCACAGAGGCTGGTAaactgaagaggcaccagagggtccacacaggggagaaacccttcagctgtacccagtgtcagaTGCGCTTCGCCCAGGCTGGgcacctgaagaggcaccagagggtccacacaggggagaaaccctacagctgcccccagtgtcacatgcgcttcGCCCAGGCTAGCAAcctgaagatgcacctgaaggtccacacgggAGAACGGCCATTTGCCTGTACACACTGCGGGAAGAagttctcagagaggagctacctcaggatacaccagcagaaaaaccATTCCACTCTGTAA
- the LOC139374790 gene encoding uncharacterized protein isoform X2 — MASLSLGAESGESHLTGGHMSFVKPAGHNTWRDDQPITVDEGSGSSTQHVIVIESADAEASGSGGSSLVKQDRTEGDHPRHSRDMKLETGAAAGVAPLVATEDLATMPHPRNRRSITEVNGTLDAVLKSETDTKTLTVTHRLLHTRSDHRSDPERLGLRQLSCPLAPGSEYLLYGNPSPRTVHSHRDSGYALETGNDPSCSYTTEMDPDNMPLDLETQIDQSRGDWNRYSSSVYSEGCLDKKGEVIVVDEVKVEGDAPLTWNVDNTHLGEGHSQGRDLLDYRESLETNPSIETHSPLHALRDRDPVSKSMDHSDSHILFDQVLNSNDQGAKVLGGEASSSKEKRFLCMFCNKGFSCLQKVEIHQRVHTGVKPFSCTQCHMRFTEAGKLKRHQRVHTGEKPFSCTQCQMRFAQAGHLKRHQRVHTGEKPYSCPQCHMRFAQASNLKMHLKVHTGERPFACTHCGKKFSERSYLRIHQQKNHSTL, encoded by the exons ATGGCCTCCCTCTCCCTCGGTGCTGAGTCCG GTGAAAGTcatctcactggaggccacatgagctttgtgaagccagcgggacacaatacatggagagatgaccaaccaatcactgttgatgagggAAGTGGATCTTCAACCCAGCATGTTATTGTGATAGAG TCTGCAGATGCAGAGGCTTCTGGTTCTGGAGGATCATCTCTGGTCAAACAGGACAGGACTGAAGGAGACCACCCACGGCACAGCAGAGATATGAAGCTGGAGACTGGAGCAGCGGCTGGCGTGGCGCCCCTTGTAGCCACGGAGGACCTCGCCACCATGCCCCATCCAAGGAACCGACGCAGCATCACGGAGGTCAATGGAACGCTGGACGCTGtcctcaagtcagagacagacaccaagACTTTAACTGTAACACACAGGCTCTTACACACTAGATCTGACCACAGgtcagacccagagagactggGGCTGAGGCAACTAAGCTGTCCTCTTGCTCCCGGCTCAGAGTATTTACTTTACGGTAACCCGAGCCCGAGGACGGTTCATTCCCATCGGGACTCAGGTTACGCGTTAGAGACGGGAAATGATCCGTCTTGTTCCTACACAACAGAGATGGACCCTGACAACATGCCCTTGGATTTAGAAACACAGATTGATCAGTCTAGAGGGGACTGGAATcggtacagtagtagtgtatactctgaAGGGTGCCTAGATAAGAAAGGGGAGGTTATAGTGGTAGATGAGGTGAAAGTGGAGGGCGACGCTCCTCTGACATGGAACGTAGACAATACTCACTTAGGGGAAGGACACTCACAGGGCAGAGATTTGTTAGATTACAGGGAAAGCTTAGAGACAAATCCAAGCATCGAGACCCACTCCCCTTTACATGCGCTCAGGGATCGCGACCCAGTGTCCAAGTCGATGGACCATTCCGATTCACACATTCTTTTTGATCAGGTTTTGAACTCAAATGACCAAGGGGCCAAGGTTTTGGGAGGTGAAGCAAGCAGTAGTAAAGAGAAGcggttcctctgcatgttctgtaacaaaggcttcagctgcctccagaaggtggagatccaccagagggtccacacaggagtgaaacccttcagctgtacccagtgtcacatgcgTTTCACAGAGGCTGGTAaactgaagaggcaccagagggtccacacaggggagaaacccttcagctgtacccagtgtcagaTGCGCTTCGCCCAGGCTGGgcacctgaagaggcaccagagggtccacacaggggagaaaccctacagctgcccccagtgtcacatgcgcttcGCCCAGGCTAGCAAcctgaagatgcacctgaaggtccacacgggAGAACGGCCATTTGCCTGTACACACTGCGGGAAGAagttctcagagaggagctacctcaggatacaccagcagaaaaaccATTCCACTCTGTAA
- the LOC139374810 gene encoding uncharacterized protein — MATCIIFHTQIASIMEVLANAAVADICKLVDDDYAVFRLEITQSQKENRALRRKLQLLELKVARERVLASRPSSVKILDRHRGMARGEGHQTGGHRSFVKPAGRNTWRDDQPITVDEGSGTSTQHVIVIESADAEAAGPGVKLERSEGEDPGQSRDIQTGVLPVATEDPTTTPPRTRRSITAVNGTLAAVLKSETDTETITLAQRLLQTGSDHRSDPERLGVGPLDCPPAPGSEYLPVFHHSQKTVNSCGNTDGDALDTGGDDLSCFYTTEMDPGNISLGLERQTDLSRGDWNRYSSSVYSERCLDKKGEVIAVDEVKVEGDAPLTWNADETTLGEGHSQGRDFLDYRESLETNPNVSSISPLHTLSDRAPVSTSKGPSDSHGILFDQVLNSNDRATAQAHGRGATSGSSKEKRFLCMFCNKGFSCLQKVEIHQRVHTGVKPFSCTQCDMRFAEAGSLKRHQRVHTGEKPYSCTQCHMRFTQAGSLKRHLKVHMGERLFA, encoded by the exons atGGCGACCTGTATTATTTTTCACACTCAAATCGCCTCCATCATGGAGGTGCTAGCGAATGCTGCCGTGGCAGAtatctgtaaactcgtagacgacgactatgcagtgtttcgtttggaaataactcaaagccagaaagaaaacagggcattgcggaggaaactacagctactggaactgaaggtggcacgggagcgcgtcctcgccagtcgtcccagtagtgtcaagatcctcgacagacacagaggaatggcaagag GTGAAGGACATCAAACTGGAGGCCAcaggagctttgtgaagccagcaggacgcaatacatggagagatgaccaaccaatcactgttgatgaggggagtggaacctcaacccagcacgttatcgtgatagag TCTGCAGATGCAGAGGCTGCAGGGCCTGGGGTCAAGCTGGAGAGGTCTGAGGGAGAGGACCCAGGGCAAagcagagacatccagactggTGTGCTCCCTGTAGCCACAGAGGACCCCACAACCACGCCGCCCAGAACCCGACGCAGCATCACGGCGGTCAATGGAACGCTGGCCGCTGTCCTCAAGTCCGAGACAGACACTGAGACCATAACTTTAGCACAAAGGCTTTTACAAACAGGAtctgaccacagatcagatccagaGAGACTGGGTGTGGGGCCACTGGACTGTCCTCCTGCTCCTGGCTCAGAGTACTTACCAGTATTTCACCACAGCCAGAAGACTGTTAATTCCTGTGGAAATACTGATGGTGATGCGTTAGACACTGGCGGTGATGATCTGTCTTGTTTTTACACGACAGAGATGGACCCTGGCAACATATCCTTGGGtttagagagacagactgatctttctagaggggactggaaccgatacagtagtagtgtatactctgaAAGGTGCCTAGATAAGAAAGGAGAGGTTATAGCGGTAGATGAAGTGAAAGTGGAGGGCGACGCTCCTCTTACATGGAATGCAGATGAGACTACCTTAGGAGAAGGACACTCACAAGGCAGAGATTTCTTAGATTACAGGGAAAGCTTAGAGACAAATCCAAATGTCTCAAGCATCTCCCCTTTACACACGCTCAGTGATCGTGCCCCAGTGTCCACATCGAAGGGGCCTTCCGATTCACACGGCATCCTTTTCGatcaggtattgaactcaaaCGACAGGGCTACAGCCCAGGCTCACGGAAGGGGAGCAACATCAGGCAGTAGTAAAGAGaaacggttcctctgcatgttctgtaacaaaggcttcagctgccTCCAGAAGGTGGAaatccaccagagggtccacacaggtgtgaaacccttcagctgtacccaaTGTGACATGCGCTTTGCTGAGGCTGGCAGCCTGAAGAgacaccagagggtccacacaggggagaaaccctacagctgtacccagtgtcacatgcgcttcACCCAGGCTGGCAGCCTGAAGAGGCACCTGAAGGTCCACATGGGAGAAAGGCTGTTTGCCtga